Proteins co-encoded in one Helicoverpa zea isolate HzStark_Cry1AcR chromosome 30, ilHelZeax1.1, whole genome shotgun sequence genomic window:
- the LOC124644392 gene encoding uncharacterized protein LOC124644392: MFRLLYIYTQWLGRSHGALTYRMTQVLTGHGCFGRYLHRIGREEAPGCHHCADSPEDTVDHTVQVCPAWEGHRRVLVEALGGGDLSRPALVQAMVRGEREWDAVASFCEAVMLEKEEAER, from the exons ATGTTCCGTCTtctgtacatttacacacaa tggctcgggaggagtcacggcgccctcacgtaccgcatgacgcaggtcctcaccggacacggttgtttcgggaggtacctgcaccgcatcggtcgtgaggaggcgcccgggtgtcaccattgtgcggacagccccgaggacacggtggaccacacagtccaggtgtgccccgcatgggaggggcaccgccgggtcctcgtcgaggctttgggcggcggcgacctctcgcgtccggccctggttcaggccatggtccggggcgagagggaatgggatgccgtcgcctccttctgcgaagcggtcatgctcgagaaggaggaggcggaacgc
- the LOC124644470 gene encoding uncharacterized protein LOC124644470: MQHPKNESKIPIPPNVLKNFNVYDILEPQKNTAKTSDGAKVDKLIDIDDCSKDSGVASLDLNASFFDKNRDYDLVDLFQNIFVTPQHIKQKDTDSNENDGASSVLGSDYVEHPPGFDRFLDMLESGEKIDWTNLGQDKTETISDLKHDFIEETPRVLVPKVFDEPVKDPDELVREVLTQKTLEKLGSSVTTRQLPKLQSDSPQKLGSTIHAPALKSDSPKKNKSVPLTEITTDFSRFNLNNTFNNSKFESGSNEVISEVTTDFSRYNLNNSFTNSKFEYGSNEVTPRPEPKTSPVDSQISNPLTRFTVKAIQKDEKVYKKKRQQKPDHLKATYTKGPDFYEKSVVLPQIMARLTARLDYLEEIANQKKRLILDGGSTNAECTASTREEEKKKASYSDPPLNVQTKILNKPSTSGISSLKTPVVKDPGLCNIRRTFTAEKVLGASSTSSHSTQKPSTPENREFGKLSPIVLMEDCNKERLKAFKQSQRFIEFVLDGKHKP; encoded by the coding sequence ATGCAGCATCCTAAAAACGAGAGCAAGATCCCCATCCCGCCGAACGTGTTGAAGAATTTCAACGTCTACGACATTTTGGAACCGCAGAAAAATACCGCCAAAACTAGTGATGGGGCCAAGGTCGATAAACTTATCGATATAGACGATTGTTCCAAAGATTCCGGTGTTGCCAGCTTAGATTTAAACGCGTCGTTTTTTGACAAAAATAGGGACTACGATTTAGtcgatttatttcaaaatatattcgTGACTCCGCAACATATAAAGCAGAAAGATACAGATAGTAATGAAAATGATGGTGCGTCGAGTGTTTTGGGTTCAGACTACGTGGAACATCCACCCGGTTTTGACCGGTTCCTCGATATGTTAGAGTCTGGTGAGAAAATTGACTGGACTAACTTAGGGCAGGATAAAACGGAAACAATTTCTGATCTGAAACATGATTTTATCGAAGAAACGCCGAGAGTGTTAGTGCCAAAAGTGTTTGACGAACCGGTGAAGGATCCTGATGAGTTAGTTCGCGAAGTATTGACTCAAAAGACTTTGGAAAAGCTTGGCAGTTCTGTTACAACCAGACAGTTGCCTAAACTGCAATCAGACAGTCCTCAAAAACTTGGCAGTACTATTCACGCGCCTGCACTAAAATCAGATAgccctaaaaaaaataaaagtgtacCCTTAACAGAAATAACCACCGATTTTTCccgtttcaatttaaataatacctTCAACAATTCAAAATTCGAATCCGGAAGTAACGAAGTCATATCCGAAGTAACTACCGATTTTTCTCGCTACAATTTGAATAATAGCTTCACCAATTCAAAATTCGAATACGGAAGTAACGAAGTCACACCACGTCCTGAGCCCAAAACGAGCCCAGTCGACAGTCAAATCAGCAACCCTTTAACAAGATTCACTGTAAAAGCCATTCAGAAAGACGAGAAAGTGTACAAAAAGAAGCGACAGCAGAAACCTGATCATTTGAAAGCAACGTACACTAAAGGACcggatttttatgaaaaatctgTCGTTTTACCTCAAATAATGGCTCGATTAACCGCTCGTTTGGACTATTTAGAAGAAATCGCCAATCAGAAAAAGAGATTGATTTTAGACGGAGGATCTACTAATGCTGAATGTACTGCTTCTACTCGGgaagaagagaaaaaaaaagctAGCTACTCAGACCCGCCATTAAACGTGCAAACGAAAATACTCAACAAACCCTCCACTTCAGGCATTAGTTCTTTAAAAACTCCTGTAGTTAAAGACCCGGGTCTTTGTAATATTAGGCGAACTTTTACTGCAGAAAAAGTACTTGGTGCTAGTAGTACTAGCAGTCATAGTACTCAAAAACCTAGTACTCCCGAAAATAGAGAGTTCGGAAAACTCTCTCCGATAGTTCTAATGGAGGATTGCAACAAAGAGAGATTGAAAGCGTTTAAACAAAGCCAGAGGTTCATAGAATTTGTTCTCGATGGTAAACATAAACCTTGA